The DNA window CGACATGGGGCATCTTAATGGCTATATCGAGGAGATGATTGCCGGGCAGAAGGTGATCAAGGTCTTTTCCCACGAGGAGCAAGCCGTCACCGACTTTGCGCGCTACAACGACGCGCTACACGCCAGTGTTACCAAAGCGGTGCGCAATGGTAATATGATCTGGCCGATGCTAGGAAATTTTGGCTACTTTCAGTATATTACGGTGGCGATGGTGGGTGGTATGTTGGCGCTCTCGGGGGTGGGCGGCTTAACCCTTGGGGCGATTGCCTCGTTCCTCAACTTGAGCCGTAGCTTTACCTTCCCCATCGCCGAGGCATTTGGGCAGTTCAATATTATTATGATGGCAATTGCTGGAGCTGAACGTATCTTTACGCTATTGGAAGAGAGCGAAGAAGCGGTGGATGGTCAGGTGCATTTGGTTGCTGTAGAGGTCGATAAAGCCGGTAATTTTCTCCAAGAGAGTACGCATCACACCGAGCATTGGGCGTGGAAAGAGATCGATCCGCAAGGCAATGCGACATACACACAACTTAGAGGAGAGATTCGCTTTGAGGCGGTCAATTTTAGCTACGTTTCTGGAAAAACCGTGCTGGAAGCGATCGATTTTGAGGCTAAAGCCGGCCAAAAAGTGGCCTTAGTTGGCTCCACAGGCGCGGGGAAAACAACAATCACCAACCTTCTCAATCGTTTTTATGAGATCGACAGTGGGCGCATTCTGTACGATGGCATCGACATTAAACGTATCCACAAGCACGATTTACGCCGATCGCTTGGCATGGTGTTACAAGATACGCACCTCTTTAGTGGCAGTATCTACGACAACCTACGCTATGGACGCCTTAGCGCTAGTAATGCAGAGGTGGAAGAGGCTGCAAAACGCGCTGGTGCCGAGGCATTTATTCTCGCGATGGAAGGTGGGTATGCACACGTCATCGAAGGGGAGAGTAGCGCGCTCTCGCAAGGACAAAAGCAATTGCTCTCGATTGCTCGTGCCGAAGTCGCCGATCCTCCCGTGATGATCTTGGATGAGGCGACTTCTAGCATCGACACCAAAACCGAAGCCGTGGTACAGCGTGGCATGGATAGCCTGATGCAAGGGCGCACCGTCTTTGTCATTGCCCATCGCTTGAGCACCATCCAAAATTCCGATCTCATTCTCGTCATCGAACAGGGAAAAATCGCCGAGTCGGGCAACCATGAGAGCCTCATGCAAGCAGGTGGCATCTACTATCGCCTTGTAACCCAAAATCTCAACGACACCAGCGAAATCTATAGCTAAAAGCAAGAAAAATTTCCTTGACAACAGCGAAAAGTCGTTATACAATAAAAAGTATAAGAGAGAACGTTGACTCGTCTTAAAAGAAAGAAAATCGTTTTTCTTATCTTTTT is part of the Entomospira culicis genome and encodes:
- a CDS encoding ABC transporter ATP-binding protein produces the protein MSKKVVGTMPENFDAKKAWQITKNILAMLWKYHKVALIFAVIFLLFNVTAQAAGSLFLKKLIDEYIVPMHGLSHPDFTPLLHLLFLMAGIYMLGLIGNYLAQRLMISTTQHFMQRMRNRLFTHMQRLGVSYFDARQTGEIMSHYTNDMEMMRQFIATGLGISLSSVLNLSMVTITMFIISPTLALIQLGTTVIIVPAVVVLAKRSARYFRQQQADMGHLNGYIEEMIAGQKVIKVFSHEEQAVTDFARYNDALHASVTKAVRNGNMIWPMLGNFGYFQYITVAMVGGMLALSGVGGLTLGAIASFLNLSRSFTFPIAEAFGQFNIIMMAIAGAERIFTLLEESEEAVDGQVHLVAVEVDKAGNFLQESTHHTEHWAWKEIDPQGNATYTQLRGEIRFEAVNFSYVSGKTVLEAIDFEAKAGQKVALVGSTGAGKTTITNLLNRFYEIDSGRILYDGIDIKRIHKHDLRRSLGMVLQDTHLFSGSIYDNLRYGRLSASNAEVEEAAKRAGAEAFILAMEGGYAHVIEGESSALSQGQKQLLSIARAEVADPPVMILDEATSSIDTKTEAVVQRGMDSLMQGRTVFVIAHRLSTIQNSDLILVIEQGKIAESGNHESLMQAGGIYYRLVTQNLNDTSEIYS